A region from the uncultured Draconibacterium sp. genome encodes:
- a CDS encoding sodium:solute symporter family protein, translated as MNTFTLGIVLVAYLLVIAYLGYRGYKGTKTAKDYLLGGREIHPFVMAMSYGATFISTSAIIGFGGISAVYGMGLIWLTFLNILIGVFIAFIFFGRKTRSMGRQLDAHTFPEFLGKRFNSKTIQMVSGLMIFVAMPLYAAVVLIGGARFIENIFEIDFSVALTFFSVIIAAYVIAGGLKGVMYTDALQGTIMFMSMFFLLIVTYSKLGGVGAAHEALTNMANLVPESLQAKGHEGWTAFPKMNSAWWWVLVTNIILGVGIGVLAQPQLIVRFMTVKSNRELNRAILPGGLFIFVVTGFIYTVGALSNLYFFNEKGQLSIEVAKGNIDLIIPEFINSAMPEWFVYLFMLALLSAGMSTLSSQFHAMGTSIGRDFVEQLSPSKKWNTMLITRLGIVVAILISIIIGYQLPGSIVARGTAIFFGICAATFLPVYIAALYWKSVTRTAAKWSMLAGFLSSAFALAFLHQKEAEPLGICNAIFGKDFLIAKFPWMIIDPLVFALPVSIIVLVAVTLLTKNENV; from the coding sequence ATGAATACTTTTACGCTCGGAATAGTGCTGGTAGCCTATCTTTTGGTAATTGCATACCTGGGTTATCGGGGTTACAAAGGAACAAAAACCGCAAAAGATTATTTGCTCGGAGGGCGCGAAATTCATCCCTTTGTTATGGCCATGTCGTATGGAGCAACTTTTATCTCAACTTCGGCAATAATTGGTTTTGGCGGGATTTCGGCTGTTTATGGTATGGGACTTATTTGGCTTACCTTTCTGAATATTCTGATAGGGGTATTTATTGCCTTTATCTTCTTTGGCCGAAAAACCCGGTCGATGGGACGCCAACTCGATGCGCATACCTTTCCGGAGTTTCTGGGTAAACGATTTAATTCGAAAACCATTCAAATGGTTAGCGGATTAATGATTTTTGTAGCCATGCCACTTTATGCCGCTGTGGTATTAATTGGTGGCGCCCGTTTTATCGAAAATATTTTTGAAATTGATTTTTCGGTGGCCCTTACCTTTTTCTCGGTAATAATTGCAGCCTATGTAATTGCCGGTGGCCTAAAGGGAGTTATGTATACTGATGCGCTTCAGGGAACCATCATGTTTATGAGTATGTTCTTCTTGCTGATAGTAACGTATTCGAAACTGGGAGGTGTAGGGGCGGCACACGAAGCGCTAACCAATATGGCCAACCTGGTTCCGGAAAGTTTACAGGCCAAAGGACACGAGGGTTGGACGGCTTTTCCAAAAATGAACTCGGCCTGGTGGTGGGTGCTGGTTACCAATATTATTTTGGGTGTAGGAATTGGTGTTTTGGCGCAGCCACAGCTAATTGTGCGTTTTATGACCGTTAAAAGTAATCGCGAGTTAAACCGGGCCATTCTTCCCGGAGGACTTTTTATATTTGTGGTTACCGGTTTTATCTACACGGTAGGGGCGCTCTCAAACCTGTATTTTTTTAACGAAAAAGGACAGCTATCCATTGAAGTTGCCAAAGGAAATATAGATTTAATTATTCCCGAATTTATTAACTCTGCAATGCCAGAGTGGTTTGTTTACTTGTTTATGCTGGCCTTGTTATCGGCCGGAATGTCAACCCTGAGTTCGCAATTTCATGCCATGGGAACTTCCATTGGCCGCGATTTTGTCGAACAGCTCAGTCCATCAAAAAAATGGAATACAATGCTGATTACCCGCCTCGGCATTGTGGTGGCCATCTTAATCAGCATAATTATTGGTTACCAGCTGCCCGGTAGCATTGTAGCGCGTGGCACAGCCATTTTCTTCGGAATTTGCGCGGCCACCTTTTTGCCGGTTTACATTGCCGCCCTTTACTGGAAAAGTGTTACACGCACCGCTGCGAAATGGAGCATGCTTGCAGGTTTTTTAAGCAGCGCTTTTGCCCTGGCATTTTTGCACCAAAAAGAGGCAGAGCCACTGGGAATATGCAATGCCATCTTCGGAAAGGATTTTTTAATAGCCAAATTTCCATGGATGATTATAGACCCTCTGGTGTTTGCATTGCCTGTGTCGATAATTGTTTTGGTGGCCGTTACATTGCTGACAAAAAATGAGAATGTTTAA
- a CDS encoding sodium:solute symporter family protein, whose product MNTFTLGFVVVIYLLVIGYLGYKGYKTTKSAKDYLLAGREIHPFVMAMSYGATFISTSAIIGFGGVAGVYGMGLIWLTVLNIFVGVFIAFIFFGRITRKMGHNLDAHTFPEFLGNRFQSKKIQIISGAVIFIAMPLYAAVVLIGGARFIESIFEIDFSIALTFFSLIIAAYVIAGGLKGVMYTDALQGTIMFLSLFFLLIVSYIKLGGVSAAHEALTNMANLVPESLQAKGHEGWTAFPKMNSAWWWVLVTNIILGVGIGVLAQPQLVVRFMTVKSNRELNRAVLIGGVFIFVATGFIFTVGGLTNLFFYNESGQLAIQVAKGNVDLIIPEYINAAMPEWFVYLFMLALLSAGMSTLSSQFHAMGTSLGRDFFENVFPNKKFDTMFVTRIGIIVGIAISILIGYQLPGSIVARGTAIFFGVCAAAFLPVYFASLYWKRVSKTAAMWSILSGLLASVFALAFMHVKESEPLGICQAIFGQPTLATKFPWMIMDPIIIAMPISIIVLVAVSLATPKTSDEHLAKCFKGIN is encoded by the coding sequence TCGGCTACAAAGGGTATAAAACCACCAAATCAGCAAAAGATTATCTTTTGGCCGGACGCGAAATACATCCTTTTGTGATGGCCATGTCGTATGGTGCAACCTTTATTTCTACCTCTGCAATTATTGGTTTTGGCGGGGTGGCAGGCGTGTATGGTATGGGGCTTATTTGGCTTACCGTATTAAATATTTTTGTGGGAGTGTTTATTGCCTTTATCTTTTTTGGCCGAATAACCCGAAAAATGGGGCACAACCTCGATGCACATACCTTTCCCGAGTTTTTGGGCAATCGTTTTCAATCTAAAAAAATACAAATTATCAGTGGTGCGGTAATTTTTATAGCCATGCCACTTTATGCTGCCGTTGTTTTAATTGGCGGCGCACGCTTTATCGAAAGTATTTTTGAAATCGACTTCTCTATTGCGCTTACCTTTTTCTCGTTAATAATTGCAGCATATGTAATTGCCGGCGGGTTAAAGGGGGTAATGTATACCGATGCCTTGCAGGGAACAATTATGTTTTTAAGCCTCTTCTTTTTGCTGATTGTGAGCTATATAAAACTGGGAGGTGTATCGGCCGCCCACGAGGCCTTAACCAATATGGCCAACCTGGTTCCCGAGAGTTTGCAAGCCAAAGGGCACGAGGGCTGGACGGCTTTTCCGAAAATGAATTCAGCCTGGTGGTGGGTGCTGGTAACCAATATAATTTTGGGCGTTGGAATTGGTGTTTTGGCACAGCCCCAACTGGTGGTTCGGTTTATGACCGTAAAAAGTAATCGCGAGTTAAACCGCGCAGTGCTGATTGGCGGCGTATTTATTTTTGTGGCTACCGGATTTATTTTTACCGTAGGCGGACTAACCAACCTGTTTTTTTACAACGAATCGGGGCAGCTGGCTATTCAGGTGGCTAAAGGAAATGTGGATTTAATTATTCCGGAATACATAAATGCTGCTATGCCCGAGTGGTTTGTATATTTGTTTATGCTGGCGCTACTTTCGGCTGGTATGTCAACGCTTAGTTCGCAGTTTCATGCCATGGGTACCTCGCTCGGACGCGATTTCTTTGAAAATGTATTTCCGAATAAAAAATTCGATACCATGTTTGTAACGCGTATCGGTATAATTGTAGGAATTGCAATAAGTATTCTTATCGGATATCAGCTGCCCGGAAGTATTGTAGCACGCGGAACAGCCATCTTTTTTGGTGTTTGTGCAGCGGCGTTCTTACCGGTATATTTTGCATCGTTGTATTGGAAACGAGTAAGCAAAACTGCTGCCATGTGGAGTATTCTGTCGGGTTTGCTGGCCAGTGTTTTTGCCCTGGCTTTTATGCACGTAAAAGAATCGGAACCACTTGGTATTTGTCAGGCTATTTTTGGTCAGCCAACCTTGGCCACAAAATTTCCGTGGATGATTATGGACCCCATTATTATTGCCATGCCAATTTCAATAATTGTGCTTGTGGCAGTATCGCTGGCCACGCCAAAAACATCCGACGAGCACCTGGCCAAGTGTTTCAAGGGAATCAATTAA